The region ATCGAGTTGCCCAGATTGGCCATCTCGTCCTGGTGCTCGATCATGTTGACGATGTAGGGATGCTCGAGAGGAATCATCTTCTCGAAGCTGGTGTCCGGCTTGACCTGTGCTGCCTGATACCCCAAAAACAGGGTAACCAGTAAGAAGAACAGCAATACGACCAGCCGGTTATTGAAGATCAACCGCTCGATAAACGGAGCGGTTTCCTGATGATGTTTGGACATCCAGTTTCTCCTGGCGTGTAATTATTATTGGACCGCGGGCGTACCGGCCGCAGGAATCCTGTCAGCTGCAGAACCGTTCTGCGGCATCCCGGTCGAATCACCCTTCACTGCGCCACGCTGACCAAGCAGCAGCAGATTGCCGTTATCCAATACCGTGGCTGTTGCCAGAGCAGCCCGGTCGGGACGGCTTGCTACAGTGAAAGTGCGGCCTTGATCGTCACTGGTTACCACGAAGCCCCCAGCACCCACCACGACGACCTTGCCATCCTCGGAATAATCACCACCCGACAGGGTGGCTTCCAGCGGACCATTGTGCGGCGTCATCAGTCTGACCTCCTCCCAGGTGTCGCCGAAATCCTCGGAACGGAACATGTTGCCCCTTAGGCCCCAGGCCAGCACGACGTTCGGCTCGCCAGTACCCGTAACGCCGAACAGCGATCCGTCATAGGGCAGTTCTTCAATGGCTTCCCAGGTGTCGCCGAAGTCCGCGGAACGGAACATCATGCCGAGTTCGCCCACCATGAACAGGCCAGTCTGGGGAATTTCCGCGATGGCGTTGTAATGGAAACCGTCTTCGTTATCGATCTCGTAGGTCAGGTCATCCCAGGTCTTTCCGCCATCATCGGTGCGCAGGAACAGGCCATAGGCGCCCGCTGCGAATCCGGTGCGGGTGTCTCTGAACCAGACATCCATCAAGGGTTTTTCCAGCAGGCCGGGACCGTCAGGATCGACTTCCTGCTCAAGCTCCGGGTCGCGGTACTGAACAGTCCAGCTTTCACCGGCGTCGCTTGAATGCAGAATCAGCGAATCATGGCCTACTGCCCAGCCGTGGGTTTCGTCCACGAAATCGACAGCCGTCAACAACTGGCGGGTCGGAACCGGAGCCTGCTGCCAGCTTTCGCCTTTATCATCTGAATAGAGAATATGACCACGAGAGCCAACCGCCACCAGGCGATCGCCCGCACGATCAACGTCAAGGAGCAGCGCGGAGCTGGCCTTGGGTGTCATTACCGCTGCACTGGTTGCAGGTTCCTGCGCTTCCTGCGCTACAGCAACTGGAGCCGAAATACCGGCAAGCACGACGGAAAGGCCCAGAGCGGCCAATACCTGACGTGTTAATGATTGTTTGCCACCCTGAGCGAGCTGACCGGGAAAACCGGCCGGACGACAGGATGAAGCGCGCCGCTTAATGGGCTTACGCATACATCACTCCCCCTTATTCTTATAGGAACCCCTACCCAGATGGCAGGAGCCCTAATACTAACGGGGAATAACAAGCGGTAACAACGGCCCCTCCGTTATCTTTTGTTAATCATCCCAATGATGAGTGCTGTCTCACGCGCGGGTAAAAAACGGGTTTTGAGCAGCCACCTCAGTGAGATGGCCGGACGGGGCAAAAGCGCTCGTGGCGGTGTTATCAAGCCAAAGATTTGCTAACGACTTCATAGACATCAGCGGAAAGATCCGGCTGAGCCAGAATGCGCGACAGCTCGGCTTTCATCAAAATCTGCCGGGCTGAATCGTACTTGCGCCAGCGCGTCAGCGGCGTCAACAGTCGCGAGGCGATTTGCGGATTCAGTTCGTTGAGCACAATGATCTGATCGGCCAGGAAGCGATACCCTGCTCCATCCTTGCGGTGGAAATTGATCAGGTTCTGCGCCGCGAAGCTGCCAATCAGCGCACGCACCTTGTTCGGATTGCGCAAGGTAAAGGCAGGATGCTCCATCAGTCCTTGCACGCGCTCCAGCCCGCCAGGCAACGAGCTTGCTGCCTGCACACCGAACCATTGATCCATGACCAGCGGATAACCGCTCCAGCGCTCCGCAAACTCGGCCAGGGCTGCGGCTTTCTGCTCTTCGTGCCGGGAGTT is a window of Pseudomonas sp. gcc21 DNA encoding:
- a CDS encoding YCF48-related protein — its product is MRKPIKRRASSCRPAGFPGQLAQGGKQSLTRQVLAALGLSVVLAGISAPVAVAQEAQEPATSAAVMTPKASSALLLDVDRAGDRLVAVGSRGHILYSDDKGESWQQAPVPTRQLLTAVDFVDETHGWAVGHDSLILHSSDAGESWTVQYRDPELEQEVDPDGPGLLEKPLMDVWFRDTRTGFAAGAYGLFLRTDDGGKTWDDLTYEIDNEDGFHYNAIAEIPQTGLFMVGELGMMFRSADFGDTWEAIEELPYDGSLFGVTGTGEPNVVLAWGLRGNMFRSEDFGDTWEEVRLMTPHNGPLEATLSGGDYSEDGKVVVVGAGGFVVTSDDQGRTFTVASRPDRAALATATVLDNGNLLLLGQRGAVKGDSTGMPQNGSAADRIPAAGTPAVQ